A stretch of DNA from Longimicrobiales bacterium:
CGCGTTCGGCAGCGAGGAGCAGAAGCAGAAGTACCTGCCGCCGATGGCGCGCGGCGAGGTGATCGGTTGCTTCGGGCTGACGGAGCCGGATTACGGCTCCAACCCCGCCGGCATGATCACGACGGCGCGCAAAGACGGCGACGGCTGGGTGCTGAACGGCGCCAAGATGTGGATCACCAACGGGTCGATGGCGGACATCGCGATCATCTGGGCGAAGACCGGTGACGTGGATGATCCGAAGTCGATTCGTGGCTTCATCGTGCCGACGGACACGCCCGGCTTCTCGGCCAGGGATCAGAAGGGCAAGCTGTCACTGCTCGCCTCGGACACGAGCGAGCTGGTGCTGCAGGACGTGCGCGTCGGGCCGGAAGCGCTGCTGCCGGAGTCGAACGGGCTGAAGAGCCCGCTCATGTGCCTGACACAGGCGCGCTACGGCATCGCGTTCGGCGCGGTGGGCGCGGCCATGGCGTGTCTCGACGAGTCGGTGCGCTACGCGAAGGAGCGGGTGATGTTCGACACCGTGATCGGCGCGAAGCAGATCCAGCAGGTACGCCTCGCGGACATGCTCACGAAGATCACGCAGGGGCAGCTCCTCTGCCTGCAGCTCGGCCGGCTCAAGGACCGCGGCACGATGCGGCCGCAGCAGGTCTCGCTCGCCAAGCGCGCGAACTGCGACATGGCGACCGACGTTGCGCGCGAGGCGCGCCGGCTGCTCGGCGCCAACGGCATCCTCGTGGAGTACTCCGCCATGCGACACATGGCGAACCTCGAGTCGGTCTACACGTATGAGGGCACGCACGACGTGCACGGCCTGATTCTCGGACAGGATCTGACCGGCCAGTCGGCCTTCTGATCCCGTCGGATCCCGCGGCGGGCGAGACAGCCCGCCGCGGTGTCGTGCGCTGCAGCCCGCCACCCGTCGCCCGGAGACGATCGCTGATGCACGTCCGCAGGCTTCTCCCCGTCCTGCTGCTTCTCGCCACACCTTCGTGCACACCCGTCATGTCCCAGGCGCAGGAGCCACCAGCCCGCTGGTGGAAGGGGAACCTGCATGCCCATTCGCTCTGGAGCGTCGGCGACGATTTCCCCGAGGTCGTCCTCGACTGGTACCGACGCAACGGCTACGCATTCGCCTCGCTCACCGACCAGGACGTGCTGCCCGCGACCGGCCGCTGGATCAACCTCGCCGTCGATTCCGGTGCCGCAGCGGCCATCGACGAGTACCGCGCCCGCTTTCCACGCGCCATCGA
This window harbors:
- a CDS encoding acyl-CoA dehydrogenase family protein, whose amino-acid sequence is MASFQGIDYYDIDSLLSEEERMVRDTVRAWVDDNLLPIIEEAYINRTFPRELIPQMAELGIYGANLPEEYGCAGLNNVAYGLIMQELERGDSGIRSFASVQGALCMYPIFAFGSEEQKQKYLPPMARGEVIGCFGLTEPDYGSNPAGMITTARKDGDGWVLNGAKMWITNGSMADIAIIWAKTGDVDDPKSIRGFIVPTDTPGFSARDQKGKLSLLASDTSELVLQDVRVGPEALLPESNGLKSPLMCLTQARYGIAFGAVGAAMACLDESVRYAKERVMFDTVIGAKQIQQVRLADMLTKITQGQLLCLQLGRLKDRGTMRPQQVSLAKRANCDMATDVAREARRLLGANGILVEYSAMRHMANLESVYTYEGTHDVHGLILGQDLTGQSAF